The bacterium region GTATAAAAAATAAATATTCCTGCATCTGCTTGTTGTTCTTTTAATATTTTTTTACCAAGGTTATATTGTGCTTTTTTGCCCGAGCGTTCTGTAAGTTCTTTTTTGACCAGAAATGAACAGACAATAAGTTCTCCGTCATCAAGTTTGCCTTCGGCTAAAATCTTTCCTTCTGTCCAATTGTTTTCGGCATCGTCATAACCAAGTGGTTCATCAGGATACCTCATCTTATCGTTTTTTGCCCGGAAAAATCTTTCAAACCTATCAGGAGAAAATTCGCTAATTATATTATCTAAAATTTCTTTGCTCATTTTGACCTCTTAATAACTTTCCAATAGCCACCTTTATCGGGACCGATTCTCTTTAATATCCCTTTTTTCTTTAAGCTAAATAAATGATGCCTGATGCTACCCTCTGTTAAACTCAGTTTTTGCATCAATTCACGCATTGAAATGTTTGGATTCTCTAATACCATATTAATTATTTTCTGGATGTTTTCTGGATGTTTTCTGGGTAGTTTTTTCCTCAGACCTGCGGGTGGTTTCAGAGGATTGGGCAAGCTTTAAATAGTTATAACTCTGTCTGAAAGTTACATAAAAGTAATTCTCACTAAATTCAACATCAGGAAAAGGCGAATTTTCCTTTTTACAGATTTCTCGAATTCTATCAAAACCTGTTCCCATTTTCTCACCAAAGTGAATCTTGGAAAATAAATCAGCAATAATATGATTTCTTCTAAAT contains the following coding sequences:
- a CDS encoding winged helix-turn-helix transcriptional regulator, whose amino-acid sequence is MVLENPNISMRELMQKLSLTEGSIRHHLFSLKKKGILKRIGPDKGGYWKVIKRSK